The following coding sequences are from one Alosa alosa isolate M-15738 ecotype Scorff River chromosome 13, AALO_Geno_1.1, whole genome shotgun sequence window:
- the LOC125305562 gene encoding low affinity immunoglobulin gamma Fc region receptor II-b-like isoform X2: protein MLVCLVNAVGLVAAILLCFSHASAQVSSVLLSANPGNELVVGETLILTCRVITDGSEAPQLAYGIWRDNIRVSTTTQIQGKTHSFLIEDVTTEQSGKYKCVVTLPQGEQRESEDVQVTVEDILLKPTLTVSPTDGRAYSEDTVLLRCGLHQHRGWKYLWYYGSRSAPPLGQIWDGGGGEAVFRLWRSALSDTGRYWCKAGRGSPTFYTEYSDSVYLNITNFFSRVTLSLSPGVVLKQNEPFRITCNAQVSERESLKPENSSRRTQVMFTFFRNGQPLLSSSARSVVTVNQARRCHSGRYSCTVASGRAQLSSPEIHVTTDADTSLLMVILVGVALVIAVTLAAAFIHELLRRVVPSSMACLTRVMSETAGRESAYRCPAQAEPAAGISPGT, encoded by the exons ATGTTAGTATGTCTTGTCAACGCAGTAGGCCTAGTGGCTGCTATACTGCTCTGTTTCTCCCATG catcTGCTCAGGTGTCTTCAGTGTTGTTGTCAGCCAACCCAGGAAATGAACTGGTTGTGGGAGAAACACTCATTTTAACCTGCAGGGTTATCACAGATGGCTCTGAGGCCCCTCAGCTGGCCTATGGCATATGGAGGGATAACATCAGGGTGTCCACCACAACACAAATCCAGGGCAAGACTCACAGTTTTCTTATAGAAGATGTCACCACAGAACAGTCTGGAAAGTACAAATGTGTAGTAACTCTACCTCAGGGTGAGCAGAGGGAAAGTGAGGATGTACAAGTGACTGTGGAAG acatcctcctgAAGCCCACACTGACAGTGAGTCCTACAGATGGAAGAGCGTACTCCGAGGATACCGTCCTCCTGCGGTGTGGATTGCATCAGCACCGCGGCTGGAAGTACCTCTGGTACTATGGCTCTCGTAGTGCACCCCCACTGGGGCAGATCTGggatgggggaggaggggaggcggTGTTCAGGCTGTGGCGCTCCGCACTCTCAGACACGGGCCGGTACTGGTGCAAAGCGGGCAGGGGCTCGCCCACCTTCTACACAGAGTACAGTGACTCAGTCTACCTCAATATCacaa ATTTCTTCAGCCGTGTGACCCTATCTCTGAGCCCTGGGGTGGTTCTAAAGCAGAACGAGCCATTCCGCATTACCTGCAACGCCCAggtgagcgagcgagagagccTGAAGCCTGAGAACAGCTCCAGACGCACTCAGGTGATGTTCACCTTCTTCAGGAACGGccagcctctcctctccagctccGCTCGCTCCGTGGTGACCGTGAACCAGGCACGCAGGTGTCACTCGGGCAGGTACAGCTGCACGGTGGCCTCAGGGAGAGCCCAGCTGTCCAGCCCAGAGATTCATGTCACCACAGACG CAGACACCTCTCTACTCATGGTTATCCTGGTGGGCGTGGCTCTTGTCATAGCTGTCACGCTGGCTGCGGCCTTCATACACGAGCTGCTCCGCCGAG TTGTTCCTTCATCCATGGCTTGTCTAACCCGTGTCATGTCAGAAACTGCTGGaagagaaag TGCTTACCGCTGCCCAGCCCAGGCTGAACCTGCTGCGGGGATCAGTCCTGGTACATAA
- the LOC125305562 gene encoding low affinity immunoglobulin gamma Fc region receptor II-b-like isoform X1 codes for MLVCLVNAVGLVAAILLCFSHASAQVSSVLLSANPGNELVVGETLILTCRVITDGSEAPQLAYGIWRDNIRVSTTTQIQGKTHSFLIEDVTTEQSGKYKCVVTLPQGEQRESEDVQVTVEDILLKPTLTVSPTDGRAYSEDTVLLRCGLHQHRGWKYLWYYGSRSAPPLGQIWDGGGGEAVFRLWRSALSDTGRYWCKAGRGSPTFYTEYSDSVYLNITNFFSRVTLSLSPGVVLKQNEPFRITCNAQVSERESLKPENSSRRTQVMFTFFRNGQPLLSSSARSVVTVNQARRCHSGRYSCTVASGRAQLSSPEIHVTTDVADTSLLMVILVGVALVIAVTLAAAFIHELLRRVVPSSMACLTRVMSETAGRESAYRCPAQAEPAAGISPGT; via the exons ATGTTAGTATGTCTTGTCAACGCAGTAGGCCTAGTGGCTGCTATACTGCTCTGTTTCTCCCATG catcTGCTCAGGTGTCTTCAGTGTTGTTGTCAGCCAACCCAGGAAATGAACTGGTTGTGGGAGAAACACTCATTTTAACCTGCAGGGTTATCACAGATGGCTCTGAGGCCCCTCAGCTGGCCTATGGCATATGGAGGGATAACATCAGGGTGTCCACCACAACACAAATCCAGGGCAAGACTCACAGTTTTCTTATAGAAGATGTCACCACAGAACAGTCTGGAAAGTACAAATGTGTAGTAACTCTACCTCAGGGTGAGCAGAGGGAAAGTGAGGATGTACAAGTGACTGTGGAAG acatcctcctgAAGCCCACACTGACAGTGAGTCCTACAGATGGAAGAGCGTACTCCGAGGATACCGTCCTCCTGCGGTGTGGATTGCATCAGCACCGCGGCTGGAAGTACCTCTGGTACTATGGCTCTCGTAGTGCACCCCCACTGGGGCAGATCTGggatgggggaggaggggaggcggTGTTCAGGCTGTGGCGCTCCGCACTCTCAGACACGGGCCGGTACTGGTGCAAAGCGGGCAGGGGCTCGCCCACCTTCTACACAGAGTACAGTGACTCAGTCTACCTCAATATCacaa ATTTCTTCAGCCGTGTGACCCTATCTCTGAGCCCTGGGGTGGTTCTAAAGCAGAACGAGCCATTCCGCATTACCTGCAACGCCCAggtgagcgagcgagagagccTGAAGCCTGAGAACAGCTCCAGACGCACTCAGGTGATGTTCACCTTCTTCAGGAACGGccagcctctcctctccagctccGCTCGCTCCGTGGTGACCGTGAACCAGGCACGCAGGTGTCACTCGGGCAGGTACAGCTGCACGGTGGCCTCAGGGAGAGCCCAGCTGTCCAGCCCAGAGATTCATGTCACCACAGACG TAGCAGACACCTCTCTACTCATGGTTATCCTGGTGGGCGTGGCTCTTGTCATAGCTGTCACGCTGGCTGCGGCCTTCATACACGAGCTGCTCCGCCGAG TTGTTCCTTCATCCATGGCTTGTCTAACCCGTGTCATGTCAGAAACTGCTGGaagagaaag TGCTTACCGCTGCCCAGCCCAGGCTGAACCTGCTGCGGGGATCAGTCCTGGTACATAA